The DNA sequence CGGGAGCCGCACGCGCTCCTCGCGAGGGCCGGGAGCCTGTTCCTCGACGGCGTCTCGCGGCACGACCCGCCGTGGGCCTGGTGGCTCGACGAGTGGGAGCTGCTCGGCCACCGCGGCTGGATCCTCGCCCGGCTCGGCGACACCGAACGGGCCGTGCCCGCGCTGCACCGCGCCGCCAGCGCGCCCGGCCCCTCCTACCGGCATCTGTTCACCGCCCAGCTGCTCGCGGCCCTCGTCCGGGCCGGGGCCTGGCGGGACGCGGAGCGGCTCGTCACGGACCTCGCGCCGCGCGCCCGGGGCATCGGCTCCGCGCGCACCACGGAGGTCCTCGGGCGGATCGCGCACCGCCTGCGGGAGCCCGGCGCCGCGCCCCCGTCCCTGCGGGACGCCGCCGTGTTCCTCCTGGAGTCACTGCCCGCTACCGGTCCGGCTCGTCGTCCATGAGGCCGAGGTCGGGCGGCACGAGCGTGGTGGACTCCACCAGGCCTCTGAGCAGGTTGTGCAGCAGGCTGTTGTCGGACGGGCGGCCCATCGACGTGTCGTGCAGGAGCGGGTACGGAAAGCCGCTGTCGTGCAGCCTGCGCCGCACGGCCTCGATCCGGTACTCGATCCTGCGCTCCCCCCAGAGCTCGTCGGGGCGCAGAAAGGCGAGCTGCTTGGCCGCCCTGAGGTACGTCAGCGGGCGCGGGCTCTCCTCGTACAGCAGGTACTCCTGGCCGAGGACGACGAGCAGCAGCCGCTCCTCGTCGGACAGCGGCCACCGCTTGGGCGGCACGGTGTCGGCGCGGCGCCGTGAGACCGGGCCCAGGTCGTCGTGGCCCGTGACGTACAGCTCGACCAGGTGCTCGCGGTAGCCGGAGCCGCGCACGAACAGCGGGGTGTAGCCCGGCGCGAGCGGCACCGGCTCGGTGCTGGTGTGCATCATCCGGCCGCGCGGCAGGCGCAGCAGCTGCCGCCCCGTGTTGCGCAGCCACCAGGTGCGGTCGCGGTACGTCAGTTCGCCGTGGTGGCGGCTCACCATCAGGTCGTGCTCGCCGACGCCGAGGTCGACCTCGGGCCCGTCGCCGCGCCCGAACCGCACGGTCAGACCGGGGCGCGGCGGGGCCCGGAGATCGCCGGTGACGGTGCGCGCGTGCAAGGTGCCCACCGGCGCGGGCGCCACACCGCGCGCAAGGCTCGCGGAACCGTTCATGTCCGCCAGTGTGGCCCGCCCCTTACGGGACCCGTCCCGGGAGCGCCCCGTAAGGGGCGCGGGGCTGTGCCGATATGCGGCTCCGCCGCGCGGGCGCGACCAGCCACACACAGCCCGCAGGCGAAGTACTCAGCGAATGCCTGCCACCGCATCCCCGGCCAAGCGCAGCGCGAGGCGGCGCAGCCGGTCCTCGGAAGGGTCGCCACCGACGGTGACATTGAGGGTCTCGACGGCCCGGCCGCCGTCGCCGTAGGCACGGTGCACCACGCGGACGCGACACGTGCGCGGCCCCTCCGCCCCCGGCTCCACGACGGCGCGGCGCCCACCGACGCGGGTGAGCGCACCGTCGCCCGCGTCCGGCGACGGCCCCTGGTCGAAGCGGAGTTCCAGCCAGAGGTCACCGGTGGTGCTCGCCCACTCGCAGTCCCAGTTACCGAAGCCGACGTCGGGGTCGCGGGCGTCGACGCCGGGGATGGCTTCGAGGGCCCGCGCGTCCAGGAGCGCGCAGGCGTCCTCGTGGACGAGGGAGCCGGGCGCGGCCTCGGGGCGGCGGGCGAGCGGCCCGTCGTTGAGCCGCCGCACGGCCACGCGGGTGGCGGCGTCGGCCATGGCGCACAGCCGCGCCACGCTGTCGTCGGAGCCGTCGTTCTGCGCGACGACGGTGACGTGCGCGTCGCGGTCGGTGGCCGGAAGCATCGTACGGACGCAACTGTCGCTGTCGGCCGCCTCCTTGACCACGGCCACGCTGCCCTCGGTGCGGTGGGGCCGCGGGAGTCCGGAGCCGCCGCCGGTGTCGAAGTGGAACTGGACGTCCACGGGGTCGTCGCCGCCGGTGTCGACGAGGATGTCGCAGCGGTCGAAGTTGCCGTAGTCGCGGTCGAGTTCGGCCTCGCCGAAGCGCTTGAGGGCGGCCGGGTCCGCGAGGGCGCACGGGTCGACGGTGCGGTGGTCGCCCAGGACCGGGGCCGTCCGCTTCCTGTCGGGCCCGTCGTCCCCGTCGTCCGGCCACAGCCGCGGCAGCCACACGGCGGCGGCGAGCGTCACCACGGCCACGGCCGCCACGATCACGAACTGCCGTGATCTGCCGGGCAGGGCGATCCGGCCGGAACTCTCGCTGTCCTGGCCGACCCCCTCGCCGTCGCCGTCCATGTCCCCGCGCGGCAGCGGCTCCTGGGGGCCCGCGATCCCGGCGAGCAGCCGGCCCGCCTCGGCCGCGGCGGGGCGGTTCTTCGGCGCGGGGTCGAGCATCGCGGGAAGCAGCTCGCCGAGCGGCCCGAGGCCGGGGCCGAGGGCGACCTCGCCGCGCTCGGCCTGCCGCTCGGCGACGAACGGGTCGACGTCGCCGCCGGTCAGCGGGCGCGGCGGGCGGCCGGTAACCAGGGTGTGCAGCAGGGCGGCGAGGGAGAAGACGTCCGACGCCGGTTCGGGGCGGCCCCTGACGACCTCGGGGGCGGCGTAGTCGGGCGTGTAGCTGAGCGCGCCGGGCGAGGTGATGGTCTCCTGCCCGCCGACCCGGTAGGCGGCGCCGA is a window from the Streptomyces spectabilis genome containing:
- a CDS encoding FHA domain-containing protein, which gives rise to MNGSASLARGVAPAPVGTLHARTVTGDLRAPPRPGLTVRFGRGDGPEVDLGVGEHDLMVSRHHGELTYRDRTWWLRNTGRQLLRLPRGRMMHTSTEPVPLAPGYTPLFVRGSGYREHLVELYVTGHDDLGPVSRRRADTVPPKRWPLSDEERLLLVVLGQEYLLYEESPRPLTYLRAAKQLAFLRPDELWGERRIEYRIEAVRRRLHDSGFPYPLLHDTSMGRPSDNSLLHNLLRGLVESTTLVPPDLGLMDDEPDR
- a CDS encoding serine/threonine-protein kinase encodes the protein MRRGTTVGGRYRLVRGPLHGGMGEVWIARDQRLPRQVILKRLRRRDRRGTRSDRREFDRIEAEARALARFSHPHVVTLHDVLTLPEGRCSLPRRRTASWLVMEYVSGGSLADRPPLAPRRAARVGAQVAAALAALHAEGIVHGDVKPGNVVTTPEGLAKLADFGAAYRVGGQETITSPGALSYTPDYAAPEVVRGRPEPASDVFSLAALLHTLVTGRPPRPLTGGDVDPFVAERQAERGEVALGPGLGPLGELLPAMLDPAPKNRPAAAEAGRLLAGIAGPQEPLPRGDMDGDGEGVGQDSESSGRIALPGRSRQFVIVAAVAVVTLAAAVWLPRLWPDDGDDGPDRKRTAPVLGDHRTVDPCALADPAALKRFGEAELDRDYGNFDRCDILVDTGGDDPVDVQFHFDTGGGSGLPRPHRTEGSVAVVKEAADSDSCVRTMLPATDRDAHVTVVAQNDGSDDSVARLCAMADAATRVAVRRLNDGPLARRPEAAPGSLVHEDACALLDARALEAIPGVDARDPDVGFGNWDCEWASTTGDLWLELRFDQGPSPDAGDGALTRVGGRRAVVEPGAEGPRTCRVRVVHRAYGDGGRAVETLNVTVGGDPSEDRLRRLALRLAGDAVAGIR